Proteins co-encoded in one Candidatus Goldiibacteriota bacterium HGW-Goldbacteria-1 genomic window:
- the mviN gene encoding murein biosynthesis integral membrane protein MurJ yields MSSKQIAKSAAIVSLITMLSRVLGYVRDAISAAILGVGWVSDAFFVAFRIPNMLRSLLAEGALSSAFIPVFTDYLEKKDRRETWLLAVNVLNALSLLLVLITFAGIVFAPFIVTIMAPGFINDPQKFQLTVSLTRWLFPFILFVSIAALFLGILNSLKKFSIPAFAPVVLNISMILSGVFICPRLGDTPETQVYGWVFGALFGSFLEILIQWIPSVKEGLAWKPFINLKDEGLRRIGKLMIPATLAQSVTQINLLVNTILASLLVEGAVTYLYYGNRLMQLPLGVFGVAVATVSFPFISQYASRGDFDSLRDTIHSSLKQAFFVVLPASAGLIALSVPINLLLFNYGRFQYDDAIKTAGVSAVYCTAIFAHTGVKILTQVFYAINKAGTAVKISVSSMIINILLCVSLMFSMNYLGLALATSLAALIQFIALYFYLSKFINGLKTKEFLAYCAKVTVISLIMAGLSYLTYYLLNANFNAADFSRTINGFIVLAAITVGVISYGIMAKLSGLDYAERIMQGIVNRFNKKK; encoded by the coding sequence ATGTCATCAAAACAAATTGCAAAATCAGCCGCTATAGTCAGTTTAATTACCATGCTAAGCAGGGTGCTTGGCTATGTGCGCGACGCCATTTCAGCGGCTATTTTAGGCGTTGGCTGGGTCTCTGATGCGTTCTTTGTGGCATTCCGCATACCCAACATGCTCCGCAGCCTTCTGGCAGAAGGCGCCTTGTCATCCGCTTTCATCCCCGTATTTACAGATTACCTTGAGAAAAAGGACAGAAGGGAAACCTGGCTTCTTGCTGTTAATGTCTTAAACGCGTTATCACTTTTATTAGTCCTTATAACCTTCGCGGGAATTGTATTCGCGCCGTTTATTGTAACCATAATGGCGCCCGGCTTTATCAATGACCCGCAGAAATTTCAGCTGACAGTATCGCTTACGCGGTGGCTTTTTCCTTTTATACTTTTTGTAAGCATTGCAGCTTTGTTTCTTGGAATATTAAACTCGCTTAAAAAATTCTCCATTCCTGCATTTGCGCCGGTTGTCCTTAATATCTCCATGATTTTATCCGGAGTATTTATCTGCCCGCGCCTTGGCGACACCCCGGAAACGCAGGTCTACGGCTGGGTATTTGGCGCGCTATTTGGGTCATTTCTTGAAATATTAATCCAGTGGATACCTTCTGTAAAAGAAGGGCTTGCATGGAAACCGTTTATTAATTTAAAAGATGAAGGTTTGCGCAGAATAGGCAAGCTAATGATACCCGCCACACTGGCGCAGTCGGTCACGCAGATTAACCTTCTGGTAAATACAATCCTTGCATCACTGCTTGTAGAAGGCGCAGTCACATATCTTTATTACGGCAACCGCCTTATGCAGCTGCCGCTTGGGGTATTTGGTGTTGCCGTGGCAACTGTTTCTTTCCCGTTTATATCACAGTACGCGTCAAGAGGGGATTTTGATTCTCTCCGCGACACCATACATTCATCACTTAAGCAGGCATTTTTTGTCGTCCTGCCCGCATCCGCGGGTTTAATAGCGTTAAGTGTGCCGATAAACCTGCTTCTTTTTAACTACGGCCGTTTTCAATACGACGACGCCATAAAAACAGCAGGCGTTTCCGCGGTTTACTGCACAGCCATATTCGCGCACACAGGGGTAAAGATTCTAACCCAGGTTTTCTACGCCATAAACAAAGCAGGAACAGCGGTAAAAATTTCCGTCTCTTCCATGATAATAAACATTCTTCTATGCGTTTCGCTTATGTTTTCCATGAATTACCTTGGTTTGGCGCTTGCCACATCACTTGCCGCGTTGATTCAGTTCATAGCGCTATATTTTTACCTGTCTAAGTTCATCAACGGCTTAAAGACAAAAGAATTCCTGGCATATTGTGCAAAGGTCACGGTAATTTCGCTGATTATGGCGGGATTGTCGTATTTAACTTACTATCTGTTAAATGCCAACTTTAACGCCGCAGATTTCTCCCGCACTATTAACGGCTTTATAGTCCTTGCCGCAATAACGGTGGGAGTTATCTCATATGGAATAATGGCAAAACTCTCCGGCCTTGATTACGCGGAAAGAATAATGCAGGGGATTGTTAACAGGTTTAACAAGAAAAAGTAG
- the sppA gene encoding signal peptide peptidase SppA produces the protein MRKRTVVLFVILLFVLYLFSVKDADKTENTNKKQTKASINPINKGKIALIDIYGEIGDTTYVLKQLHNFSNMKNVKAIVLRINSGGGAMAASQEVYSLVRRISLSGKPVVVSMGDVAASGAYYIAAAADRVVANSGTLTGSIGVIMMYMTARGLLDKIGVDYVTLKTGKYKDIGSFARAATKEEKDLMMSVLKDALSQFVDDIVEVRYEAIAAGAGIKAKNDKVKKRLVKAYMLSNIADGRLFTGNQAFKLGLVDSIGTIDDAIEDAAKMAGITGRPFVVKERYKPTFYGLLESSLAGLGFKSKIPLNGKYSLR, from the coding sequence ATGCGGAAAAGGACTGTTGTATTATTTGTGATTTTATTATTTGTATTATATTTATTTTCCGTGAAAGACGCTGATAAAACGGAAAACACGAATAAAAAACAGACTAAAGCGTCAATTAACCCAATAAATAAAGGCAAAATCGCTTTAATAGACATATACGGGGAAATTGGGGATACCACTTACGTTCTAAAACAGCTGCACAATTTCAGCAATATGAAAAATGTTAAAGCGATCGTCCTTCGCATAAACAGCGGCGGCGGCGCAATGGCCGCTTCGCAGGAAGTTTACAGCCTTGTAAGAAGAATCAGTTTAAGCGGCAAGCCCGTGGTTGTTTCAATGGGCGACGTGGCAGCTTCCGGCGCTTATTACATTGCTGCCGCGGCTGACAGGGTTGTGGCAAATTCAGGCACATTAACCGGCAGCATAGGCGTTATTATGATGTACATGACAGCGCGCGGCCTTTTGGATAAAATAGGCGTTGATTACGTTACTTTAAAGACGGGAAAATATAAAGATATCGGCTCTTTTGCGCGCGCCGCAACCAAAGAAGAAAAAGACCTTATGATGTCCGTCCTTAAAGACGCGTTAAGCCAGTTTGTGGATGATATAGTGGAAGTGCGCTATGAAGCAATTGCCGCAGGCGCGGGTATCAAGGCAAAAAATGATAAAGTAAAAAAACGGCTGGTAAAAGCTTACATGCTTTCCAATATAGCGGACGGCAGGCTTTTTACGGGTAATCAGGCGTTTAAACTTGGGCTTGTGGATTCCATAGGCACTATTGACGACGCAATTGAAGACGCGGCAAAAATGGCCGGTATAACAGGAAGGCCTTTTGTCGTAAAAGAAAGGTACAAACCAACTTTTTACGGCCTGCTGGAATCATCGCTTGCCGGGCTTGGTTTTAAATCAAAAATTCCATTAAATGGAAAATACTCATTAAGATAA
- a CDS encoding IclR family transcriptional regulator translates to MRRKQSYDTTVQSVERTLDIIETLSAHKTGVGVTTLSKELKLHKSTVHRLLTTLMLRKYVEQDTETSKYRLGMRLFELGNAVLSKLDIRQHAMPYLRQLWRETGETIGLAIVDQYKVLYVDVLETLERVGVKSNVGERMPLHASACGKTWLASLPDERINEVIKLIKFEPMTPYTIDNEAKLKEAIKQSRDIGYSVDNQEYSPDLISVAAAVRNFRGRVIACVAITAPALRTDEARIKDLGERVKVASQKISQSMGFNK, encoded by the coding sequence TTGAGAAGAAAACAGTCGTATGACACAACAGTACAGTCGGTAGAAAGGACGCTGGATATTATAGAGACTTTAAGCGCGCACAAAACAGGCGTGGGAGTAACAACTCTTTCCAAAGAACTTAAACTTCACAAAAGCACTGTTCACAGGCTTTTAACCACGTTGATGCTGCGCAAATACGTGGAACAGGACACAGAGACTTCCAAATACCGCCTTGGAATGCGTTTATTTGAACTTGGAAACGCCGTGCTTTCAAAGCTTGATATCCGTCAGCACGCCATGCCTTATTTAAGGCAGCTGTGGAGGGAAACCGGCGAGACGATAGGCCTTGCCATTGTTGACCAGTATAAAGTCCTTTACGTTGACGTCCTTGAAACCCTTGAACGCGTAGGGGTAAAGTCCAACGTCGGCGAACGCATGCCGCTGCACGCTTCTGCCTGCGGAAAAACATGGCTTGCCAGCCTTCCGGACGAGAGAATAAACGAAGTTATTAAACTTATCAAATTTGAACCTATGACGCCTTACACGATAGATAACGAAGCCAAATTAAAGGAAGCCATAAAACAAAGCCGCGACATTGGTTATTCCGTGGACAATCAGGAATATTCGCCCGATTTAATCTCTGTGGCTGCAGCTGTAAGAAACTTCAGAGGCAGGGTAATTGCATGCGTTGCAATCACTGCGCCTGCGTTAAGGACAGACGAAGCAAGAATCAAAGACCTTGGCGAGCGTGTAAAGGTTGCTTCGCAGAAAATTTCCCAGAGCATGGGGTTTAATAAATAA
- a CDS encoding tRNA guanosine(34) transglycosylase Tgt: MEFFKVLHKYKLARACEINTIHGTIKTPVFMPVGTQATVKLMTPEDMYDMGVDVILGNTYHLFLRPGMDIMKKAGGLHKFMNWKRPILTDSGGFQVFSLSQFRKITPEGVKFKSHIDGAEHFLTPETVIDIQTDLGSDIMMVLDECPPYPAERKYIEDSLDLTLAWAKRAREYHKSDTSFLFGIIQGGVHKDLREKSMEELFKMDFPGYSIGGVSVGEGKDLINQGVDWCAPFMPENKPRYLMGVGTPEDIWYAVEKGVDMFDCVFPTRIARNGAVYTKEGQISVRNGEYKEDFRPMDPGCGCYACKNYTRAYIRHLFNTHELLGMRLTTLHNIYFMIRLMDIIRKSIFEDRYEKAKEEFFSVYKLRS; the protein is encoded by the coding sequence ATGGAATTCTTTAAGGTACTGCACAAATATAAACTTGCCCGCGCGTGTGAAATAAACACCATTCACGGCACGATAAAGACACCTGTCTTTATGCCGGTAGGCACTCAGGCAACCGTTAAATTAATGACCCCGGAAGACATGTACGACATGGGCGTTGACGTAATTCTGGGAAACACGTACCATCTTTTTCTGCGCCCCGGAATGGACATAATGAAAAAAGCCGGCGGCCTGCATAAATTTATGAACTGGAAAAGGCCCATTCTTACGGACAGCGGCGGATTTCAGGTTTTCTCGCTTTCGCAGTTCAGAAAAATAACCCCGGAAGGCGTAAAGTTTAAATCGCACATAGACGGCGCGGAACATTTCTTAACGCCGGAAACGGTAATAGATATTCAGACCGACTTGGGCAGCGACATCATGATGGTGCTTGATGAATGCCCGCCGTATCCCGCGGAACGTAAATATATAGAAGATTCGCTTGACCTTACTTTGGCGTGGGCTAAAAGGGCAAGGGAGTATCATAAAAGCGATACCAGTTTTTTATTCGGGATTATTCAGGGCGGCGTGCATAAAGATCTGCGCGAGAAATCCATGGAAGAGCTTTTTAAAATGGACTTTCCGGGCTACTCCATAGGCGGCGTTTCCGTCGGCGAAGGCAAAGACCTTATTAATCAGGGCGTTGACTGGTGCGCGCCTTTTATGCCGGAAAACAAACCAAGATATTTAATGGGTGTCGGGACACCGGAAGATATCTGGTACGCGGTTGAAAAGGGCGTGGATATGTTTGACTGCGTCTTTCCCACACGAATTGCAAGAAACGGCGCCGTTTATACCAAAGAAGGGCAGATATCCGTGCGCAACGGCGAATACAAAGAAGATTTCCGTCCCATGGACCCCGGCTGCGGCTGTTACGCCTGCAAAAATTACACCCGTGCTTACATCAGGCATTTATTCAATACACATGAACTTCTGGGCATGAGGCTCACCACTTTACACAACATTTATTTCATGATAAGATTGATGGATATTATTAGAAAATCAATATTTGAAGACAGGTACGAAAAAGCAAAAGAGGAATTTTTCAGCGTTTACAAGCTGAGATCATAG
- the yajC gene encoding preprotein translocase subunit YajC has protein sequence MQKNGGSIIMFTTLLFAAESAVPAAGAAAPGQPSMIASFLPLVLIFVVFYFMFIMPQRKEQKKLKEMMASLKVGDKVVTNAGIVGTIGKILEKDDVLAIKCGENTTINVLRAYVSRKIEKEDASPVQAEEPKK, from the coding sequence ATGCAAAAAAATGGAGGTTCTATTATTATGTTTACAACTTTACTTTTCGCAGCAGAATCAGCAGTACCGGCAGCAGGAGCGGCAGCACCGGGCCAGCCGTCAATGATTGCATCTTTTTTACCTTTGGTTCTTATTTTTGTGGTTTTCTATTTTATGTTCATCATGCCGCAGCGCAAGGAACAGAAGAAACTTAAAGAAATGATGGCTTCACTTAAGGTCGGCGATAAGGTTGTTACCAACGCAGGCATAGTGGGAACCATAGGCAAGATACTTGAAAAAGACGACGTTCTTGCCATAAAGTGCGGAGAAAACACCACGATAAACGTACTTAGGGCTTATGTTTCCAGAAAAATAGAAAAAGAAGATGCTTCGCCTGTACAGGCAGAAGAACCTAAAAAATAA
- the galT gene encoding galactose-1-phosphate uridylyltransferase, producing the protein MSEFRKDPLSNRWIITLDDKTFIPTTGRALPADLPEKDENCPFCPGNEDKAGKEIYKVDSAKGEWAIRVVPNNNPYLQIETQLKKKGDTIYDIIAGTGANEVIIETPLHNGGFDNISQEQAAEIIKVYRARMLDLLKDDRLEYILIFKNKGSRAGANLVHPHSQLMAMPVIPKTISDEMTEAEQYYKFKTRCPFCDTLEAELSSRLRLIKESENFVSFVPFASRTPFEVWIMPKHHTSHFYTINDAMSAELGALLKDSISRVNKALNHPPYNYMIHTAPAKSPEIPFFHWHIEILPRVKSIAGFEWGSGFYINPTLPEESAEYLRGL; encoded by the coding sequence ATGTCGGAATTCCGTAAGGATCCGCTAAGCAATCGGTGGATAATCACACTGGATGACAAGACTTTCATCCCCACAACCGGCAGGGCATTGCCTGCAGACCTTCCTGAAAAGGACGAAAACTGTCCTTTTTGTCCGGGCAATGAAGATAAAGCCGGCAAAGAAATATACAAAGTGGATTCTGCCAAGGGCGAATGGGCCATACGGGTGGTTCCTAATAACAATCCTTACCTTCAGATAGAGACACAGCTTAAGAAAAAAGGCGACACCATATATGATATCATTGCCGGCACAGGGGCTAACGAGGTAATAATAGAAACCCCGCTTCACAATGGCGGCTTTGATAACATTTCGCAGGAGCAAGCCGCGGAAATTATCAAGGTTTACAGGGCAAGAATGTTAGACCTTTTAAAGGATGACCGCCTTGAATACATCCTTATCTTTAAAAACAAGGGCTCTCGCGCTGGGGCAAACCTTGTGCATCCGCATTCCCAGTTAATGGCAATGCCTGTAATTCCAAAGACAATTTCAGACGAGATGACAGAAGCAGAGCAGTATTATAAATTCAAAACCCGCTGCCCTTTCTGTGATACGCTGGAAGCGGAGCTTTCCTCGCGCTTAAGGCTTATAAAAGAGAGCGAAAACTTTGTAAGCTTTGTCCCGTTTGCTTCAAGGACGCCTTTTGAAGTCTGGATAATGCCAAAACATCACACAAGCCATTTCTACACCATAAACGACGCCATGTCGGCGGAACTGGGCGCCCTGTTAAAAGATTCCATTTCAAGGGTCAACAAGGCCCTAAATCACCCGCCTTACAACTACATGATACACACCGCTCCGGCAAAATCACCGGAAATTCCTTTCTTCCACTGGCACATAGAAATTCTGCCAAGGGTTAAAAGTATTGCCGGGTTTGAATGGGGAAGCGGTTTTTACATTAATCCCACACTGCCGGAAGAGTCCGCGGAATACTTAAGGGGGCTTTAA
- the xseA gene encoding exodeoxyribonuclease VII large subunit, protein MPSAKSEDRILTVSEASVIVKELLEGGLNNVWIKGEISNYSTPSSGHVYFTLKDNDNQIKVAYFRGASKCNKLGIEDGKEIMVFGRVSAYGKRSEYQLIASEIQVTGVGALLVEFEKLKKKLSDKALFKEEHKRQIPYPPARIAIVTSPTGAAIRDVIKILKKRYTSLYVLVCPSLMQGNEAPAQIIKAINDINEDGSFDVILLTRGGGSMEDLWAFNDENLAHAIYDSKTPVISAVGHEIDFTIADFVADMRAPTPSGAAEMLVPDTADIVRRLTVIRDRISSSLESIVDLGQERLTKLMQRYGFKMPFKIYEDSSRQLDELQIRLKKALSYSVEGTESKLNLLKEKMQLLNPLAVLKKGYSVVYETSTGKVVTDASRLKAGDNLDIKVFSGQIAATVDTIKKNK, encoded by the coding sequence ATGCCTTCCGCCAAATCCGAAGACAGGATACTTACGGTATCAGAAGCCTCTGTGATTGTTAAAGAGTTACTTGAGGGCGGGCTTAATAATGTATGGATTAAAGGCGAAATATCAAATTATTCAACCCCTTCTTCAGGCCATGTTTACTTCACCTTAAAGGATAACGACAACCAGATTAAGGTGGCGTATTTCAGGGGTGCGTCCAAATGCAATAAATTAGGGATTGAAGACGGCAAAGAAATAATGGTTTTTGGAAGGGTGTCAGCTTACGGCAAGCGTTCCGAATACCAGCTTATTGCTTCTGAAATTCAGGTAACAGGAGTTGGTGCGTTACTTGTAGAATTCGAGAAATTAAAGAAAAAACTTAGCGATAAAGCTTTATTTAAAGAAGAACATAAACGCCAAATACCTTATCCGCCTGCGCGCATCGCGATAGTGACAAGCCCTACGGGCGCCGCCATCAGGGATGTCATTAAGATTCTTAAAAAAAGATACACATCGCTTTATGTTCTTGTGTGCCCATCTTTAATGCAGGGCAACGAAGCTCCCGCGCAGATAATTAAAGCCATTAACGATATCAACGAAGACGGCAGTTTTGACGTTATCCTTTTGACACGCGGCGGCGGCTCTATGGAAGATTTATGGGCTTTTAACGACGAAAACCTGGCACACGCCATATATGATTCCAAAACACCGGTAATTTCCGCCGTAGGCCACGAAATAGACTTTACCATAGCGGATTTTGTGGCTGACATGCGCGCTCCTACGCCTTCGGGCGCCGCAGAGATGCTTGTCCCGGACACCGCGGACATTGTCCGCAGGCTTACGGTAATCAGGGACAGAATTAGTTCTTCGCTGGAATCCATTGTGGACTTAGGGCAGGAGCGGTTAACCAAACTTATGCAGAGATACGGCTTTAAAATGCCGTTTAAAATTTATGAAGACTCTTCACGGCAGCTGGATGAACTTCAAATACGGTTAAAAAAAGCGTTGTCTTACAGCGTTGAGGGCACGGAATCAAAACTTAACCTTTTAAAAGAGAAAATGCAGCTGTTAAACCCGCTGGCAGTTTTAAAAAAAGGCTATTCTGTAGTCTATGAAACATCCACGGGAAAAGTGGTGACTGACGCGTCGCGCTTAAAAGCGGGCGATAATCTTGACATTAAAGTATTCAGCGGGCAAATAGCAGCCACTGTAGACACCATAAAAAAGAACAAATAA
- the xseB gene encoding exodeoxyribonuclease VII small subunit, with the protein MAKKAQEAKAGFEIFLNEIEQIVDSLESGELSLDDAIAQYEKGMALAEKCEKSLKEAKMKIEIVKKKTVKGLETENFEDGDDDEDENGPEDNDDDDDNDNNDGKLPF; encoded by the coding sequence ATGGCAAAAAAAGCGCAGGAAGCAAAAGCGGGATTTGAAATTTTCTTAAACGAAATAGAACAGATAGTGGACAGCCTTGAATCAGGGGAGCTGTCACTTGATGACGCCATAGCACAGTATGAAAAAGGAATGGCGCTTGCGGAAAAATGTGAAAAATCACTTAAAGAAGCCAAGATGAAAATTGAAATTGTGAAAAAGAAAACTGTAAAAGGGCTGGAAACAGAAAATTTTGAAGACGGCGATGACGACGAAGATGAAAACGGCCCCGAAGATAACGACGATGATGATGACAATGACAACAACGACGGAAAGCTTCCGTTTTAA
- a CDS encoding polyprenyl synthetase yields MKKLLNELIQMTDGALKGYLLPQKGHPARIYKAMQYSIFAGGKRLRPVLCLMAAKACGLSYKDALPAACALEMIHTYSLIHDDLPAMDNDDLRRGKPTCHKKFDEATAILAGDALLTKAFETALSASENKKTSKTALRAALEIAKGAGAEGMVGGQMADIENEGKKHTKKALLYIHGHKTGSLITAAVTAGAILAGADTKKEKLFRAFGEKIGLAFQIADDILDETGDEKKMGKKLRKDSGAGKLTWPAVFGLDESRKKAFKLLFEARQILGKIGTGTKGLSALAELFVNRTH; encoded by the coding sequence ATGAAAAAACTATTAAATGAACTTATACAGATGACTGACGGCGCGCTTAAAGGTTATTTATTGCCGCAAAAAGGCCACCCCGCGCGCATTTATAAAGCCATGCAGTACAGCATCTTTGCCGGCGGAAAAAGACTAAGGCCTGTTTTATGCCTTATGGCGGCCAAAGCTTGCGGCCTTTCATACAAAGACGCGCTTCCTGCGGCATGCGCGCTGGAAATGATTCATACCTATTCGCTTATTCACGACGACCTGCCGGCAATGGATAATGATGACTTGCGCAGGGGCAAACCCACCTGCCATAAAAAATTTGACGAAGCTACGGCAATTCTTGCCGGCGATGCGCTTTTAACAAAGGCATTCGAAACCGCGTTAAGCGCTTCAGAAAATAAAAAGACATCCAAAACAGCACTTCGTGCGGCTTTAGAAATTGCCAAAGGCGCGGGCGCAGAAGGCATGGTTGGCGGACAAATGGCGGACATAGAAAACGAAGGCAAAAAACACACAAAAAAGGCGCTGTTATATATTCACGGCCATAAAACAGGGTCGTTAATAACCGCGGCAGTTACGGCAGGCGCGATACTTGCGGGCGCTGACACTAAAAAAGAAAAACTTTTCCGCGCTTTCGGCGAAAAAATAGGCCTTGCGTTCCAGATAGCCGATGACATACTTGACGAGACCGGCGATGAAAAAAAGATGGGCAAGAAGTTAAGAAAAGACAGCGGCGCCGGAAAACTGACCTGGCCCGCAGTATTCGGCCTTGATGAATCACGCAAAAAAGCTTTTAAATTACTCTTTGAAGCAAGGCAGATTTTAGGTAAAATAGGTACCGGTACAAAAGGCTTATCCGCGCTTGCGGAATTGTTTGTAAACAGAACACACTAA
- the dxs gene encoding 1-deoxy-D-xylulose-5-phosphate synthase, which yields MKKYTVLNRVNLPSDIKKLDAAELNTLAAEVRSYMTDVVSRTGGHLASSLGAVDVTIALLKCFDTPNDKIIWDVGHQSYGYKILTGRKHAFKTLRQYGGISGFLKRDESRYDAFGAGHTSTSISAAMGFATARDVNNKNNFVTAVIGDASLANGMALEAMNHIGSEKTDMLIVVIDNEMSISPTVGALSTHLNRIISGKFYNDLRASAKNVIEKIPKIGVPASHVIKHLEEGVKSIFSRGIIFEDLGFMCYGPIDGHDIELLCFAINNMKMIKGPKLLHVITKKGKGYEPAEKNPTLFHGIGGFDRETGEPLKPKICGTAYSKVFSEKLVRLASKNKKIIAIVAAMIEGTNLIKFKEKFPSRFFDVGIAEEHAVTFAAGLAAEGFKPVVAVYSTFMQRAYDQIIHDTAMQKLPVIFALDRAGIVGEDGPTHHGAFDIAFMRSVPGMVVMAPSDAAELEKMLETAAAYNEGPVSIRFPRGDSWTFDGNGNKPVKIGRSRTIKKGVSLTVVCLGHPLPEVIKAAAQAEKNRRVSIEIIDARFAKPIDISTVLASVSKTKRLITVEEGGIEGGFGQALISGLHQAGLNKFESHIIAIKDSFAGQGKMSAIKHDCGLDSAGILKEINKMLFKSR from the coding sequence ATGAAAAAATACACCGTTTTAAACAGGGTAAATTTACCGTCAGACATAAAAAAACTTGACGCGGCGGAATTAAACACGCTTGCCGCCGAAGTGCGTTCCTATATGACCGATGTTGTTTCGCGGACCGGCGGGCATCTTGCTTCGTCGCTTGGCGCGGTGGATGTTACCATAGCGCTTTTAAAATGTTTTGACACCCCCAACGATAAAATAATCTGGGACGTGGGCCATCAGTCATACGGTTATAAAATACTTACAGGCAGAAAGCACGCCTTTAAAACTTTAAGGCAGTACGGCGGAATTTCCGGTTTTTTAAAACGGGATGAAAGCAGATACGACGCTTTTGGCGCGGGGCACACATCCACATCCATCTCCGCGGCTATGGGTTTTGCCACAGCCCGCGACGTAAACAATAAAAACAACTTTGTAACCGCCGTAATAGGCGACGCTTCGCTTGCAAACGGAATGGCGCTTGAAGCAATGAACCACATAGGCTCTGAAAAAACAGACATGCTTATAGTGGTTATAGACAATGAAATGTCAATTTCTCCCACGGTGGGCGCACTGTCCACACATTTAAACAGGATTATTTCCGGAAAATTCTACAACGACCTGCGCGCGTCCGCGAAAAACGTAATAGAAAAAATACCCAAAATAGGCGTCCCTGCTTCCCATGTAATCAAGCACCTTGAAGAAGGGGTTAAATCCATTTTTTCGCGCGGTATTATCTTTGAAGACCTTGGTTTTATGTGTTATGGCCCCATAGACGGGCATGATATAGAACTTCTTTGTTTCGCCATTAACAATATGAAAATGATAAAGGGGCCAAAACTGCTTCACGTTATCACTAAAAAAGGCAAAGGGTATGAACCGGCAGAAAAAAATCCCACGCTGTTTCACGGAATCGGCGGTTTTGACAGGGAAACAGGCGAACCTTTAAAGCCCAAAATATGCGGCACGGCTTATTCCAAAGTATTCTCTGAAAAACTTGTCAGGCTTGCTTCTAAAAACAAAAAAATAATAGCCATCGTGGCGGCAATGATAGAAGGCACCAACTTAATAAAATTTAAAGAGAAATTTCCTTCGCGTTTTTTTGACGTGGGCATAGCCGAAGAACACGCCGTAACTTTTGCGGCAGGGCTTGCGGCAGAGGGTTTTAAACCGGTTGTTGCCGTTTATTCCACCTTTATGCAGCGGGCTTACGACCAGATAATTCACGACACGGCAATGCAGAAACTTCCCGTGATATTCGCGCTTGACCGCGCCGGCATTGTCGGCGAAGACGGCCCCACACATCACGGCGCGTTTGACATAGCATTTATGCGTTCGGTGCCCGGTATGGTGGTAATGGCGCCTTCAGATGCCGCGGAACTTGAAAAAATGCTTGAAACTGCCGCCGCCTATAACGAAGGCCCCGTAAGCATAAGGTTCCCGCGCGGCGATTCCTGGACATTTGACGGCAACGGCAATAAACCCGTTAAAATAGGCAGGTCAAGAACCATTAAAAAGGGCGTTTCGCTTACCGTTGTATGCCTTGGGCATCCGCTTCCGGAAGTAATTAAAGCCGCGGCGCAGGCAGAAAAAAACAGAAGGGTTTCAATAGAGATAATTGACGCGCGTTTTGCCAAACCGATTGACATCTCAACAGTTCTTGCGTCTGTTTCAAAAACAAAAAGACTTATAACTGTGGAAGAAGGCGGTATAGAAGGCGGTTTTGGCCAGGCGTTAATATCAGGGCTTCATCAGGCGGGGCTGAATAAATTTGAATCGCATATAATTGCCATAAAGGATTCTTTTGCGGGCCAGGGAAAAATGAGCGCCATTAAACACGACTGCGGCCTTGACAGTGCGGGCATTTTAAAAGAAATCAATAAGATGCTTTTTAAAAGCAGATAA